In Dromiciops gliroides isolate mDroGli1 chromosome 4, mDroGli1.pri, whole genome shotgun sequence, one DNA window encodes the following:
- the TREM1 gene encoding triggering receptor expressed on myeloid cells 1, with the protein MEKTRIWTSQQLLLLLLLINDSGLQYLQCREEGEDATLQCAYNIMKYSLSLKAWQRLGSNDQPETLIQTSNTKGEFSQVRVGKYLLMDDPDNSMMNFTIMRFQKQDSGIYRCIINQPSQEPIVLRDPFQLSTCDANTAITTRIPTAQRLTPRREEPSTILATERKSLPNPSFHTQAPVKSTAHSLTTTLGAKHNDTSFPVHRFSDVLAVTFGILLNKILVFITLYFLIRKKTRC; encoded by the exons ATGGAAAAGACAAGAATCTGGACATCTCAGCagctgttgttgctgttactgcttATCAATGACTCAG GATTACAATATCTCCAGtgcagagaagagggagaagatgcAACTCTGCAATGTGCCTACAACATTATGAAATATTCTTTGTCCCTGAAGGCCTGGCAGAGACTTGGAAGCAATGACCAACCAGAGACCCTGATACAAACGAGTAACACGAAAGGGGAGTTCAGTCAGGTCCGGGTTGGCAAGTATCTGCTGATGGATGATCCTGATAATTCCATGATGAATTTCACAATCATGAGATTCCAGAAGCAGGACTCTGGAATATACCGATGTATTATCAATCAGCCATCCCAGGAACCCATTGTCCTGCGTGACCCCTTCCAACTGTCTACATGTGATG CTAACACTGCAATTACCACCAGAATACCCACAGCCCAGAGACTCACTCCCAGAAGAGAAGAACCCTCAACTATTTTGGCCACTGAAAGGAAGTCTCTGCCAAACCCAAGTTTCCACACTCAGGCCCCAGTCAAAAGCACTGCCCACAGTCTCACTACAACTCTTGGAGCCAAACACAATGATACAAGTTTCCCTGTTCACAG GTTTTCTGATGTGCTTGCTGTGACATTTGGGATACTTTTGAATAAGATTCTGGTATTCATCACCTTATATTTTCTCATTCGAAAGAAGACTAGGTGCTAG